In Pseudobythopirellula maris, the genomic stretch GAGCCTTCCTCATCGAGCCAACAGCAAAGGGCTATTAGCTAATAGCCTTTTACCGCTCGACTTCACGCTGCGCCTCTTGCAGCAGCATGCGCATCCGGGCGATCGCGTCGAGTCCCGTCTTCACATCCGGCAGAATCGTTTCGATCCGCTGTTCATAAAACGCCCGGCTCACCGGGTCGTCCCACGACTCGGACACCTCTTCCCACACGCGCAGCAGCTCTTCGGTGGCGTGGCGGATACGCGTGGCGCCGGTGTCGAGGTCGCACGGTTTCATGGGCTGGTCCTAATCTTTCTTCGGCGGCGTGGGTTGGCGGATCGCCTCGATCAGCGGCGCGGCGGCGCTCGCCTGGGCGACGTACTTTTCGAGCGTGTCGGCCACACGCTCGAGCAACGCCGCGGCGGCCGGCGCGCTCTCGTCGCCCGCGGCGCGGAGGTGGGCGACACGCCCCTGGTACTCGTGCATCTCGTGCCGCAGCGACCGCGCCCACTCGCGCAGCCGATCCTGCTTGTCTTGGCAGTATTTCAGATACGCCTGCGCCTTCTTGACCGCCTGCCGCTCTTCGGTGCAGCTCGGCTGCTCGTCGTTGATCGGGTACATCAGGCAGCGGTGCAGGTCGTTCTTCGCCTCCCCGACCGCGTCGGTCGCACGCCGCACCCGCTCCTTCCAATAGATCGGCCGGTCGTGTTCGATCCAGTCGATCACCCGACGCGTCTCCGACGCGATCTCGGTGAGGCCTTCGTCGACCCGTTTTGAGAAACGCAGCAACTCGATCCGCAATTCCTCGATCGCCTCAAACGCTTTGACGTTGGCCGATTCAGTCATGCGTTGGCGTCAGACTAGTTGGGGCGTTTGTTCTTGTCGGGGTCTCAACCGCGCTGGGGCAATCGCACGGGAATGACGAAGCACGACTGACGTATGTCGAATGCCTTCTCGGCGTCCAACAGGTTCGTCATTCGTGCTTCGGGATTCGTCATTCAACGCGTCAGCGTTGCTGGAGGTAGTCCTCGATCCGCTCCGCCTTGCGGAGCAGGAACGGGGCGTGCTCGTTGGTCGCCTCGATGAAGTGGCCGATCGCCTTGATCTGGTGCTCAAAGTCCTCGACGAACTTCTGGTGCTCCTGATCGCGCCACGTGGCGTGCAGGTTCTGCAGCTGCGAGGAAAGCGACTTCATCCGCTCTTCGAGATCCGCGTTGAACTGCCGCAGGTTGTTCGCGAAGCGGCGCAGCTCGGTGGGATTGACGATGGCTTGCGACATGCGATGACTCGTTTCTGTAGCGGCGCCGGGTGGGGGACCGGCATGGTGGGTAGCGGGATGACGAGACGCGGAGGCCCCCGTCTATTCTACCACCCCAGGGGCGCGGCGGGCCGCCGGGGCTCAAGCCACGGCGGAGGCGTCCCCCCCCGGTTCGTCGCGGAGCGGGGCGGCGATTCCCCTTTTCCCTACGGTTTTTTGCAGCTCACGCCGCGCGTCGGCCAACGCCTCAACGGCGAGCCGTATCTGCTCCTCGCTGTGCGTCGAGGTGACGAAGAACCGCAGCCGGGCGGCCGACTCTTCGACCGCCGGGTGGACGATCGGCTGGACGTTCACGCCGCGCTCGAACATCCCCCGCGACAGCCGCATCGCGGCGAGCGAGTCGCCGGTGATCACCGGCACGATCGGCGTGGCGTCGCTCGCCCCGGTGTCGAACCCCGCCTGGCGGCAGAGCCGCAGCAGCAGCCGGGAGTTCTCGGCGAGCCGCTCGACCCGCTCGGGCTCCTCGCGCAGCAGTTCGAGCGAGGCGAGCGCGGCGGCCGCGGCGGCCGGAGGCATGCCGACGCTGAACACGAAGCCGGGCGCCGTGTACTTGAGGTACTCCACGATCTCCTTGGGAGCGGCGATGTAGCCGCCGCAGCTGCCGAGCGCCTTGCTGAGCGTTCCCATCCAGAGATCGACGCCTGAGGGCTCGACGCCGTCGAGCCCGCTCATGCCGCGGCCGGCGGCCCCCACCGTGCCGAGCGAGTGGGCCTCGTCGACCATCAGGTAAGCGTGGTGGCGGCGTTTGATGTCAATGAAAGCGGCCACGTCGCTGCGGTCGCCGTCCATGCTGTAAACGCCCTCGATGGCGATCAGCACCCGGCGGTGCTCTCCGCGGTAGCGCTCGAGCAGCCGCTCGCAGGCGGCGTGGTCGTTGTGAGGGAAGGCCCGCCTCCGCGCGCCCGACAGGCGGGCGCCTTGCACCAAACTGTTGTGCGCCAGCGAGTCGTGCAGCACCAAGTCGCCCGGGCCGACGAGGCAGCCGATCGCCGTCTCGTTCGTGGCGTGGCCGCCGACGAAGGCTACGGCGTCGTCGGCGCCGATGAGCTCGGCGAGCGCTCGTTCCAGTTCGCGGTGCAGCGGCTTCTCGCCCGACACCAACCGGCTGGCCGACACGCTCGTGCCGTAGCGATCGATCGCCCGCTTGGCGGCGGCCTGCACGCGGGGGTCGCCCGACATGCCGAGGTAGTTGTAGCTGCAGAAGTTAACGTACTCGCGGCCGTCGATGATCGTGGTGTCGGCCGTCACCCCCTCGTGCGGCGTGAAGTACGGGTTGTCGACACCGGCCTGGGCGGCGGCGTCGATCGTCTCGCGCAGCCGGCGGTACTCGGGCGACTCGGCGAAAACGTAGTCGCCGCGCGTGAGCCGCTTGGCGGGCGCCCCCTCGGCGGCGCCTTCGACCGCGCGGCGCACCTCGGTGACGATGTCGCGGCAGGTCGCCATGCCGAGGACCGTCTCCTCGGCGAAGCGGGCGCCGAACTCGTCCTCCAGGGCGGCGACGATCTCCATCCGCTCGAGCGAGTCGAGCCCCAGGCCGGCCAAGTCGTCGTCGAGCGCAAGGTCGCGCGCCCGCTCCCTCGCCACGCCGCGCACCACGGTGAGCACACGCTCCACGAGGTCGGGCTGGGCGGCGTCGGTCGCGTCGTTGGTGGGGGTCGCCTCCAAGACCAGCGTGCCGCGCGACGAGTCGTCGGCCCCGCGGCGGCGGCGACCGGCCGACTGGCGGCCCCCGTCGGTGTCCCACGACGCGACGACTTGCAGTTCGCCCGCCAGATAAGCCGCCCGGCAGGCGTGGCGTTGGATCTTGCCGCTCGAGGTTTTGGGGATCGTGTGCGGACCGAGCAGCACCACGGCGTGCGGCGTGAGCTCGTGCAACTCGGCCACCTGGCGGCGCACCGCGTCGATCAGCTCGTCGTGGTCGATGTCGCGACGGCGGACCGTCTCGTGGACGATCACCAGCCGCTCCTCGCCGGCCCCGCCCACGGCGAACGCCGCGCCGCTGGCGGCCCGCAGGTCGGGGTGGGCCCGTTCAACCGTCTGCTCGATGTCTTGCGGGTAATGATTCACCCCGCGGACGATGATCAGGTCCTTCAGGCGGCCCGTGACGTACAGCTCGCCGTGAGCGAAGCAGCCGAGGTCGCCGGTGCGGAGGTGCGGGCCGCGGCCCTGCTTGCCGTCGGGGCCGGCCGTGTAGGCGGAAAAGGTCTCGCGCGTGGCGTCTTCGCGGCCCCAGTAGCCGCGAGCGACGCTCGGGCCCGACACCCAGATCTCGCCGACGAGGCCCTCGGCCAGTTCTTCGTGCGTGTCGGGGTCGACGATCGTCACGCCGACATCGAGCAGCGGGGCGCCAGACGCAACGAGCGTTGTCGCGCCGTGAGCGCCGCTTTCGGCCGGGGCCGCTTGGCCTTCCGCCAATTCGGCCGCGTCGAACACACGCGAGGTGGGCGCCGAACTCTTGTCGCCGCCGGCCACGAGCAAAGTCGCCTCGGCCAGCCCGTAGCAAGGGTAAAACGCCTCGCGGCGGAACCCGCAGCGTTCGAACGCGCGGGCGAAGCGGTCGAGTGTGTCGGCGCGGACCGGCTCGGCGCCGTTGAACGCCAATTCCCACTGCCGCAGGTCGAGCGAGCGTTTCTCTTCCTCGGTGACGCGCTCCACGCAGAGGTCGTACGCGAAGTTCGGCCCGCCGCTGATCGGGGCGCCGGTGTCCGAGAGCGCCCGCAACCAACGCAGCGGCTTCTGCAAGAAGTGGCTGGGCGACATCACGGTCATCGGCCTGCCGGCGTAGATCGGCTGAACCACGCCGCCGATCAGTCCCATGTCGTGGTGCAACGGCAGCCAAGTCACGCCGCTGCTCCCCGCCGCCGGGCGGAAGCCGGAGGTGATGACCGCCGTGTTGTGCAGCAGGTTGGCGTGCGAGAGCATCACGCCCTTGGGCGTGCCGGTCGAGCCGGAGGTGTATTGCAAGAACGCCAGCCGCTGCGGGTCGATCGACTCGGGCGCCCAATCGTCGCCCTCCGAGGCGTCCAGATCGCCGGTGCAGCACCACGGCATGTCGCTCAGGTCGTCGAAGTCTTGGATCATCGGCTCGACGAGCAAGTAGACTTCTTTCGTGGTCAGCGCGATGCGGGGCTTGGCGTCGGCGAAGATCGCCCGGATGCGGTCGAGCTTGCGGTTGCGGCGCGGCGGGAACGCCGGGACCGCCGTCACGCCGGCGTACAAGCAACCGAAGAACGCCGCGATGAACTCCAGCCCCGAGGGGTAGAGCAGCAACGCCCGCTCGCCCGACAATCCGAGCGACTGCAAACGGGCGGCGATCGCCCGCGCCCGGGCGTCGAGCTCGGCGTATGTGATGTGCAGCCGCTCCGACTCGCCGTCGACGAGGAACGTGAACGCACGCTGCGCGCCGAGCCGCGCGGCGCGGTCGCGCAACAGCCGCACGAGGTCGTCGGCTGCGGCGTCGGCCTGGGGAGGCGGAGAGAGCGGCGTGGTTTCGGTCGGGTGGTGACTCACTTGGCCGTGGCGGATGACGGAGTGGGAGAGTTAGTGCGAATCGCACGGATGGGGAGCGTTCGTGACGACGACAAGCGGCGTCGGTATGGCGAAAAGCTCGCTACGGCTCCGAGTAACACGCTCTAAATGCGACTGCGGCCCGCCGCGTCTGTGCGACCGGGAAGGACCGGGTCCGCGCGAGACGAGGCGGCTCATTCTACCCGGTTGGCCGGGCTAGTGGAAAAGCGGCCTAAGGGCGCCGGCCCTCGGATCGCTCTCGTCGGGAAGCTGTGGTCACAAAAAAAGGCGGGATCCCTCGTTGGGAGTCCCGCCTTGTACTCGATGATGGCGCCGCCGCCCGGCTTCACGCGGCGGGGCGTGAATCTTTGACGACTCAGTGCTTGAACTCGACACCGAAGTTCAGACCGTTGGTGAACAAGTCGGTGCGGTCTTCCTTGAAGCCGAAGTAAGGGACGGCGAAGTCGGTCGAGTTGCCGCCGCGGTGGACGTTGCCCACGTAGTGAGCCGTGTAACCCGCCTTCACGGAGATCGACTTCGACAAGCGGTACCGGAGCTCGGCCCGCAGCTCGCCGATCGGCGAGAACTCGTGCATCGTCTTGCCCTGCACCGAGGCGGTGGTCCGGGCCGAAGCCGAGCGGTTCAAGGCGCCGGGGATGGCCTCTTCGCCGAACAAGCCGTACTGGTCAAAGTCGACGATGTTGTAGCCGAGCATGCCGCGGGCGTCGAGGATCCAGTCCCAGGCGCCGTCGTGCTGCGTCCACCGCAGGCCGAGTTGCGGCCCGAGGATTTGGTTCTCGACGTCGGTGTTGACCGTGGTGCGTCCGAAGATGCTGCCTTCGCCTTGCATGAAGAATTCATCTTCGATGTCCATGAACCGCACGCCGTAGGAGAGACGCAACGCCTGGTTGCGGCCCCGCTCCATCTTGTGCCCGGTGTCGATGTCGAGCGTCTTCACCAGTTCGACACTGTCCATTTTCGTGCGGGTGCGAGCCGTCACGGTGTCAAAGAAGACGTTGAAGGTGGTCAGGTCGCCGAAGTCGGTCAGCAAGGCGATCACCTCGTCCGGGTTGATCACGCCGTCGCCGTCGATGTCGGCCAGCACCCGCACCACGCCCGGGTTGCCGTCGCCGTCGATGTCGTCGGCGAGCCGGTCGGCGTCGATCGCCGTGTTCTCACCGTCGCCG encodes the following:
- a CDS encoding WXG100 family type VII secretion target, with product MSQAIVNPTELRRFANNLRQFNADLEERMKSLSSQLQNLHATWRDQEHQKFVEDFEHQIKAIGHFIEATNEHAPFLLRKAERIEDYLQQR
- a CDS encoding aminotransferase class I/II-fold pyridoxal phosphate-dependent enzyme is translated as MSHHPTETTPLSPPPQADAAADDLVRLLRDRAARLGAQRAFTFLVDGESERLHITYAELDARARAIAARLQSLGLSGERALLLYPSGLEFIAAFFGCLYAGVTAVPAFPPRRNRKLDRIRAIFADAKPRIALTTKEVYLLVEPMIQDFDDLSDMPWCCTGDLDASEGDDWAPESIDPQRLAFLQYTSGSTGTPKGVMLSHANLLHNTAVITSGFRPAAGSSGVTWLPLHHDMGLIGGVVQPIYAGRPMTVMSPSHFLQKPLRWLRALSDTGAPISGGPNFAYDLCVERVTEEEKRSLDLRQWELAFNGAEPVRADTLDRFARAFERCGFRREAFYPCYGLAEATLLVAGGDKSSAPTSRVFDAAELAEGQAAPAESGAHGATTLVASGAPLLDVGVTIVDPDTHEELAEGLVGEIWVSGPSVARGYWGREDATRETFSAYTAGPDGKQGRGPHLRTGDLGCFAHGELYVTGRLKDLIIVRGVNHYPQDIEQTVERAHPDLRAASGAAFAVGGAGEERLVIVHETVRRRDIDHDELIDAVRRQVAELHELTPHAVVLLGPHTIPKTSSGKIQRHACRAAYLAGELQVVASWDTDGGRQSAGRRRRGADDSSRGTLVLEATPTNDATDAAQPDLVERVLTVVRGVARERARDLALDDDLAGLGLDSLERMEIVAALEDEFGARFAEETVLGMATCRDIVTEVRRAVEGAAEGAPAKRLTRGDYVFAESPEYRRLRETIDAAAQAGVDNPYFTPHEGVTADTTIIDGREYVNFCSYNYLGMSGDPRVQAAAKRAIDRYGTSVSASRLVSGEKPLHRELERALAELIGADDAVAFVGGHATNETAIGCLVGPGDLVLHDSLAHNSLVQGARLSGARRRAFPHNDHAACERLLERYRGEHRRVLIAIEGVYSMDGDRSDVAAFIDIKRRHHAYLMVDEAHSLGTVGAAGRGMSGLDGVEPSGVDLWMGTLSKALGSCGGYIAAPKEIVEYLKYTAPGFVFSVGMPPAAAAAALASLELLREEPERVERLAENSRLLLRLCRQAGFDTGASDATPIVPVITGDSLAAMRLSRGMFERGVNVQPIVHPAVEESAARLRFFVTSTHSEEQIRLAVEALADARRELQKTVGKRGIAAPLRDEPGGDASAVA